DNA sequence from the Mangifera indica cultivar Alphonso chromosome 18, CATAS_Mindica_2.1, whole genome shotgun sequence genome:
GAAATCTTAATTCAAAAAGAGTCTGTTAAGACGAATTTTCTCCTAATTGGGTACTTTTATAAGGCAAAGTACActaatattcatatttaatttgtgGATTACATATGCACTTAGCAAAGCTAGTATCTATCAATCTTTTTGTTCAGTGCACttggaaccaaaaaaaaaaaaaaaatgaaaaagagaaacagtaaaataatattagtcaAGATTTGATTCCCACCAACAACCAAGATAATGTTGCCATTTTGTTCAATTATTgatctataaattaattaaaacgtTGTTATTTccgataaaattatgtgtatccaattttaaatatttaattaggtattcagatgatatattattatataattaagtgattttaaattcaGGATATATTATCTACGTGGTTAACTGGATACTCACAagtgcacataacattattttacttttttttttaaatatatgtaaatattaacaagaaaaaatgaGACCCCGAAAAGGAGGTTCCGAAAACAACCTAAGTTCATCATTCCTTACGAGAGGGGCATCCAAGGCAACAAAAACCAGATAAAGCCTATACTGAGACGAAAATATACATCATCTTCTTTTGAAGGCTTATTCAAGATTCTTATTTTGATAGAATTCAAAAGAAGAATTATGTCTGAGTTATGTGTCTCAGACTTTCACAAAGAAATGAGCACGTAGTCCTGTCCAATGAGAATACTCTACAAAACATTTTTCTCAAAAGGGAAACAAAAGTACAAGCATAAAACAGCTTAGCTTTTCTTGATTTAAACACGGTTTGAATTATTTCTCTATTGCCTGCAGAAAAATGGGCCGGATTAGTTGCAGTCAAATAGATAAGCTATGCCAATAATCTCAGTCAATTAGACTGAGATTTCTACAGCAGATTTGCGGTGCCAAGGCAGTTGGATGGGAGATTTGGAGACAAGGGCAATCTGCAGCAAAATGCGAGAACTGGAGACAGGAGCAAACTGATAGAGAAGCAACCTGGACGAGATTGATCCACGCTGAGGATCATCCAGGAACTACAGCAAGAGGCAAGGACAACCAGGAGGATACTGCAGCAACCTCCCGTGCGACTGAATAATTTCTTACAATTGAATCAGGTTTGGTTTATTCAAATTCggattcataaaaatatttaggtcCAAACTTTAGGTTTGCCCGATCAGGCCTCAATTTTTCGTTCATGTtagtttcattaaaatttgtagGCTTTGGGCCTATTTCAAAACCATTatgtaactttaaaaacttGTGAAAATACCATTATAATCCCTATATTGGTTTGAAAACTTGACAAATAGACGCattttcataatgaattttaagCCTTATTAGGTTTGGGGCTTGAACAATCTTTGTTCATACTCGATCTCGATAGcgtaatgaataaatttttttatccagATCCATCCCAGGGCCTTTTCTATtcgattcaaaattaattttttttagatcgAACAATCAAGTTTTGAGTTTATCCGACCTACTTGACAGTCCTAACTATAAATACACGGTTTTGTTGCAGGAGACTAATAATGTCGTCCCtcggtttatataatttacttataataaaattatgtatacctattttgagtatacaaatagatacaaataatttaaaataaaataatattaaatcatataataatatataaaaatatatactcaaaataagaaCACGTAATATTGTGTAATTTACCTGATCTCATCATGTATCATGTCCCAAAACACGGCCGAAAATTATAGAATACTAAATAGTACTTAAGTGAAAccatagggataaaattgtaatttccTCACTGTTGTTGTTgcagaaattataaaaaaaaaaaaaagaggaggaGGAAATAAAAGGGCCCGTGTTAAGCACACGACAAAGTCAGCCGGCCGTCAACTAAATGGCTTATCAGCAAATAAGCAATAAATAAAGCTAATCTCTCCACTTTTAGCCTTAAAAGTGTAAACTTGTCACTTTACTCCATTAATTAATATGCatgagataattttatattttattcctaattttagtaattttgttaTCTTCAAGTACTTGGAAAAAATTTCACATCTTTcgtttcaattttaaataaaaaaaaaaatcattttcatgattttgaaataaaattaaaaaatctatttgaaaataaaaatattgatttttactattaaatttatatattaaatggcAAGGTTAATAATATGTAACCgagattaatttgtttaataataaaattatatatatatattatagtatatagttgaatatatatataatatattattttacggcttataattttaaattaagaataaaataatatcaaatcacataatcatatatcatataCTTAAAACtgtgtaaatatatacatctaggattgagtatctaattaaatatctagatgatatattatcatataattagaagtttaattatatgataatataacatctgaatatttaattagataatcagaactaaaacatataacattattctttgtTTACCGTTAATGACGAGAAAGAGATGTTGTAGGTGAGGTCCATTCTTATTACGATAGCCACATCCACCACGTTAGTGGATTGGTGGATTTCACATTCTTCTTTGCCCAATGAGTAgtgttatgtgcataattttatgcataaataactatatgtcattatatgattaaataattaaaaattaaagataaaataatactcaattatatgataatgtaCCGTTGTTTgtgaacataattttattgttaccaaCGAACATCACtttctgtttttatttacaCCAAGTAATATCTTCTAAAacttatattaaattcaattactCTCTAATAAAATTAGAGTAATACTACATATACgtattttagatatatagatgatgtgtcattacatgattgggtatattttatctttaatttaaaatcattcacccatatgattatatattatctgtgtacctaaattgtgtatcaaaagtgtgtacacttgattttattgatcaaaatttaaaaactcaattaagtatttaaatattatgttatcatataattggatattataCCGAATTGGTATTCAAAATTAAGTGTAtctatttttacaataaaattatatacataatttttgtatataactttatatacacataatgatttatgattatataattaaatattattttatttttattttttaattattttaattatataataatatattattattatttatttataaaattatacacatgatattatttataaaacaataatattatgtgtataattttaaatattcaatatgttatattgattatttgattcaattcaaaaataaaacgaAAAGTATTGACCTCAAAAGCAAAACTTGATAAATAATACTCACAAAAGTGCACCGTCACCGTCACCGTTAACTAACGCGGAGTCGGTCTTATCTAGAGTAGGTTTTTCACCTCCAAAGTCTCTCTATAATGAGACGGTGCCTTGCGTCTTTGCTTTCTTCTCCCGTTCACACGATTTCTTTCTGTTCTTCAATTTTCGCTGTTTCTTTTGACGGAACAGAAGCAACATCATTGTTATCGATGATGTTGTGGAGATGAGCATTATGATTGTCCATGGAGGTTCCTCTTCCCCTCGATTCCTAGATGCGTATCCCAAAAGGTACTCATTGAAGATCCTTTCACACCCCTCAACTTCTAGcttttgttcataatttttacTTTCCCTTCTATTTTTCAGTTCTATGGGTGAAatctgaaaagaaaattattgatattcaaGTATTTTATGGACTTGTTGTTTTTGATTCAGTGTTTTCCACCTGTGTTTGGAGGGTTTCGAGAGCTTTCGGGGTTAGGTTTTGATATAGTTTTTCTATAGCGTCTTGTTTAAATCTCATTCACTCTCTCATTTGGTAGGGATTGAAGATAGCTTTTTTCTTACCTTTTAAAGATcttatcttctttctttcttcttctagGTGTGATACAGATAgcttattgaaatttgattttgtgttgTGGGTTTGTGGGGAGTTTGTTATTTGATTGAGGAATAATCTAGGGTTTTGATGGAAGGGAGTTATTGTGGAGATtgatagataaataattatgatgAAGGTGTTTATAAGgttgttttcttaaattttttcttggaaaattaTGGAAAAACCATTCAAACTACCAGCAACAATGATACCCACAGAGGAAACAAGCTGAAGTATGGGAGATTCTCTTCTTACTGCCTTGTCAATGGAGAATCATCACCCATCTACTCTCTTATCAATGGATTCCAGCGCCTCCTCTCATGACGATTTGGATTTGGAGATGAATCGCCATATCATTCTTCCCCGTCCACCGGATATCAATTTACCACTGTCAGCTGAGCGTAGCCCGCCTCCACAGCCATGGAATTCAGATACGTTTGACATTTTAGATGTGGGGCTTAGTTCGCAAGCATATGAGCCTGAAACTTACCTTAATATCCCCAAGGCTGGACGAAAGTGTGCCAAGCGGGTTGATAGTATATGGGGTGCTTGGTTTTTCTTCAGTTTCTATTTTAAGCCTGCTTTGAATGAGAAATCAAAGGCCAAGATTATAAGGGACAGCAATGGTGTTTCAGGGTTTGATAAATCTGATCTCAAGCTTGATGTTTTTATGGTTCAACATGACATGGAGAATATGTACATGTGGGTTTTTAAGGAGAGGCCTGAGAACGCATTGGGAAAGATGCAACTAAGGAGTTACATGAATGGGCATTCTCGCCAAGGTGAGCGTCCGTTTCCGTTTAGTGTTGATAAGGGATTTGCTCGATCACACAGAATGCAACGGAAGCATTATAGAGGTTTGTCAAACCCCCAGTGTGTGCATGGAATTGAGGTTGTTCCATCACCCAATCTTATGGGTCTTGATGAGGAGGAGCGAAAGAGGTGGATGGAACTCACTGGAAGGGATTTGAATTTTACAATTCCACCTGAAGCTAGTGATTTTGGTTTGTGGAGAAATCTTCCAAACACAGACTTTGAGCTTGAAAGGCCTCCTCCTCCAATAAAGAGTGCCTCAAACTCTCACTCAAAGAAGCTGCTAAATGGCTCCGGGCTTAATCTGTCAACTCAGCCATCCAGCCACAGCAATGGTGATGGGATGGACCTATCACCCGTTAGCAGCAAAA
Encoded proteins:
- the LOC123202117 gene encoding uncharacterized protein LOC123202117 — encoded protein: MGDSLLTALSMENHHPSTLLSMDSSASSHDDLDLEMNRHIILPRPPDINLPLSAERSPPPQPWNSDTFDILDVGLSSQAYEPETYLNIPKAGRKCAKRVDSIWGAWFFFSFYFKPALNEKSKAKIIRDSNGVSGFDKSDLKLDVFMVQHDMENMYMWVFKERPENALGKMQLRSYMNGHSRQGERPFPFSVDKGFARSHRMQRKHYRGLSNPQCVHGIEVVPSPNLMGLDEEERKRWMELTGRDLNFTIPPEASDFGLWRNLPNTDFELERPPPPIKSASNSHSKKLLNGSGLNLSTQPSSHSNGDGMDLSPVSSKRRKDFFPHGNDDDYLAVNPPADRISDMEFHPNEPHWLHDFSGVMKNVYGPVTAAKTIYEDEDGYLIIISLPFVDLQRVKVSWRNTLTHGIIKVSCVSTSCMPFIKRHDRTFKLADPASEHCPPGEFIREIPLSTRIPEDANIEAYYDGPGSVLEIMVPKLRVGPEEHEVRVCLRPHLGGNDLMLT